A single Dehalococcoidales bacterium DNA region contains:
- a CDS encoding class I SAM-dependent methyltransferase, with protein MEIQDLISVNNLWKNIYPYLVGQIMEIYPHQEGKALELGPFAGGISQNLAKQYPSLDITIADERDEMLAWFKQELATEVKAGNIKIASSKLDKLDFASETYDLVVIRGAFFFLTDNPHLLGEIFRVLKPGGIALVGGGYGKDTPQELINEIADESRVLNDRLGRKWLSIETLTKLIKKAGLEDKTRIWEEGGVWLVITR; from the coding sequence ATGGAAATACAAGATTTAATCAGTGTAAACAATTTATGGAAAAATATTTACCCCTATCTGGTCGGGCAAATAATGGAAATATACCCTCACCAGGAAGGAAAAGCCCTCGAGTTGGGCCCTTTTGCCGGAGGTATATCGCAGAACCTGGCAAAACAGTACCCTTCTCTGGATATCACCATAGCAGATGAACGAGACGAAATGCTGGCATGGTTTAAACAAGAGCTGGCAACCGAAGTAAAGGCGGGCAATATAAAGATAGCCTCCTCCAAACTTGATAAACTGGATTTTGCATCTGAAACCTACGACCTTGTCGTCATACGCGGTGCTTTTTTCTTCCTGACTGATAATCCCCACTTGCTCGGAGAAATATTCCGTGTGTTAAAACCCGGGGGGATAGCACTGGTTGGAGGCGGTTATGGTAAAGATACACCGCAGGAATTAATAAATGAAATTGCGGATGAGTCCAGAGTGCTTAACGACCGATTGGGAAGAAAGTGGCTGAGCATCGAAACTCTGACAAAGTTGATAAAAAAAGCAGGTCTTGAGGATAAAACCAGAATTTGGGAGGAGGGTGGCGTTTGGCTGGTAATTACCCGATAA
- the yqeB gene encoding selenium-dependent molybdenum cofactor biosynthesis protein YqeB encodes MSLSSLKVLVRGGGEQATAVAHRLHQGHFRVVIVEAPHPEAVRREVAFCEAIYDKEKTVEGVTARFIGSADDIFGMWEKDIIPLMADPEAKVKTVLKPDVIIDATIAKRNLGNKMSDARLVIGLGVGFTAGRDVHVVIETKRGHNLGRVIRLGEAAPDTGIPGEIMGYSAERVLRAPQAGIFTTSHSIGDIVKAGDIIAEVDGMPINAVIGGVIRGLLRNGTTVPKGMKSGDIDPRGVKEYCTTISEKGRAIAGGVLEAILAEFNV; translated from the coding sequence ATGTCATTAAGCAGTCTTAAGGTATTAGTAAGAGGCGGGGGAGAGCAGGCTACTGCAGTAGCGCATCGCCTGCATCAAGGTCACTTCAGGGTTGTCATTGTGGAAGCCCCTCACCCGGAAGCAGTGAGAAGAGAAGTTGCTTTTTGTGAAGCAATTTACGACAAGGAAAAAACCGTGGAGGGGGTTACTGCCCGTTTTATCGGTTCTGCCGATGATATCTTTGGAATGTGGGAGAAAGACATTATACCACTGATGGCTGATCCTGAAGCAAAAGTAAAAACGGTTTTAAAGCCGGATGTGATTATTGATGCCACTATCGCAAAAAGAAATCTGGGCAATAAGATGAGTGATGCTCGCCTGGTTATCGGCTTGGGTGTAGGTTTCACCGCTGGCCGAGATGTACACGTCGTAATTGAAACCAAGAGGGGGCATAATCTTGGCCGTGTTATCCGATTGGGTGAAGCTGCTCCCGATACAGGTATTCCTGGGGAAATCATGGGCTATAGCGCCGAGCGTGTTCTGCGCGCTCCCCAAGCCGGAATCTTTACTACAAGCCATTCTATTGGTGATATTGTCAAAGCCGGCGACATAATTGCAGAGGTTGACGGCATGCCAATTAATGCAGTTATTGGTGGTGTTATTCGTGGTTTGTTACGCAACGGTACTACTGTGCCGAAAGGGATGAAGTCTGGTGATATCGATCCCCGGGGCGTAAAAGAATACTGTACTACCATTTCGGAAAAAGGGAGAGCTATCGCCGGAGGTGTGCTGGAAGCGATTCTAGCTGAATTCAATGTTTAG
- a CDS encoding sodium ion-translocating decarboxylase subunit beta translates to MADFITFGFTQLTWANGVMLIVGLFFIWLAISKKWEPYELLPIGIGMILANLPGTGLLLQPQEVGGEIGASGLLGIFIEFGLLRYTVLPQLIFIGLGAMTDFSPLIAKPKLFLLGAAAQLGIMIAFLGALALGHFGIADFDLLKAAAIGIIGGADGPTTIYLTSKLAPELMGVAAVAAYSYMAMVAFIQPPIIRALTTKKERQIYMKSQIRPVSRRERIMFPIICTIVVVLLVPQSGPLVGMFMFGNLLRESGVVERLSVAAQNSLVNLTTIILMLCIGASMPGEVVMRTETLLVLALGLIAFAGGTAGGVLMGKLMKYISKEPFNPIIGAAGVSAVPMAARVVQHIGQKENPQNFLLMYAMGPNAAGVIGSAVVAGVFLSMLS, encoded by the coding sequence TTGGCCGATTTTATCACTTTTGGTTTTACCCAATTAACCTGGGCGAACGGCGTCATGCTGATCGTAGGGCTTTTTTTTATATGGCTGGCCATATCCAAAAAATGGGAACCATACGAGCTTCTTCCAATTGGAATTGGGATGATTCTGGCCAACTTGCCAGGCACAGGCCTTCTGCTGCAACCACAAGAAGTTGGGGGTGAAATCGGAGCCTCCGGGCTGCTTGGTATATTTATAGAATTCGGCCTTCTTCGTTATACTGTATTGCCTCAACTTATTTTCATTGGTTTAGGGGCAATGACCGATTTCAGCCCGTTAATAGCCAAACCCAAGCTTTTTCTTTTAGGCGCTGCGGCGCAGCTGGGCATTATGATAGCCTTTTTAGGGGCTTTGGCACTGGGACATTTTGGAATTGCCGACTTCGACCTGCTTAAAGCAGCTGCTATTGGTATTATCGGGGGTGCCGATGGGCCAACTACGATATATCTGACCTCAAAACTCGCACCCGAACTCATGGGAGTAGCCGCAGTAGCAGCATATTCTTATATGGCGATGGTAGCCTTTATTCAGCCTCCTATTATCCGGGCTCTCACTACCAAGAAAGAACGCCAGATATACATGAAATCCCAGATACGCCCGGTATCCCGGCGCGAAAGAATAATGTTTCCAATTATTTGCACTATAGTTGTTGTACTACTGGTACCACAAAGCGGTCCCCTGGTTGGAATGTTTATGTTTGGTAATCTGCTCAGGGAAAGCGGAGTAGTAGAAAGATTATCAGTTGCAGCACAAAACTCGCTTGTAAATCTCACTACTATAATATTAATGCTTTGTATCGGCGCTTCGATGCCCGGTGAAGTAGTAATGCGAACGGAAACTCTACTGGTTTTAGCTCTCGGATTGATAGCTTTCGCAGGGGGAACCGCCGGTGGAGTACTGATGGGTAAATTGATGAAGTATATATCCAAAGAGCCATTTAATCCCATAATTGGAGCCGCGGGAGTTTCGGCTGTTCCCATGGCTGCCCGTGTAGTGCAGCACATCGGCCAAAAAGAAAATCCGCAGAATTTCCTGTTAATGTACGCCATGGGCCCCAACGCAGCCGGAGTCATTGGTTCTGCTGTAGTAGCCGGCGTTTTCCTGAGTATGCTTAGCTAA
- the yqeC gene encoding selenium cofactor biosynthesis protein YqeC: protein MAGNYPIKPGENISLSRALGLSRGEIISLVGGGGKSTLMRLLALELANAGHKVIATTTTHILPDQAIGYFILEENKKLLLDNIQKAIISNPILTVTCGQEPNGKLKGPDPGVIPELLRFTDFVIVEADGAQRKPLKAPNNTEPVIVPETNVVIAIAGIDGIGKKFRDIVFRYEIASRLTGLAPEDIVTTQAVATLLAHPEGITRTSPPQSRKIAFINKVEDEKEMAFALEIANSLKKHALFNHVIIGCLEGNRPSIRLIQIN, encoded by the coding sequence TTGGCTGGTAATTACCCGATAAAACCGGGTGAAAATATTTCCCTGTCGCGAGCACTTGGTCTTTCTCGCGGTGAAATCATTAGTCTGGTGGGTGGCGGCGGAAAAAGCACCCTGATGAGGCTGCTGGCACTAGAGCTTGCCAATGCAGGGCATAAAGTAATTGCTACCACAACTACACATATTCTCCCCGACCAGGCAATCGGCTACTTCATTTTGGAAGAGAATAAAAAGCTGCTGCTTGATAATATACAAAAGGCTATCATCTCCAATCCGATACTAACTGTTACCTGTGGTCAGGAACCGAATGGCAAGCTTAAAGGGCCTGATCCTGGTGTGATACCTGAATTGCTGAGATTTACGGATTTTGTAATTGTGGAGGCTGATGGAGCCCAGCGTAAACCCCTCAAGGCTCCCAATAATACAGAACCAGTTATAGTACCGGAAACCAATGTCGTTATAGCTATTGCTGGAATTGATGGAATCGGGAAAAAATTCCGGGATATAGTTTTCAGGTATGAAATCGCCAGCAGGCTAACCGGGCTCGCACCGGAAGATATAGTTACTACACAGGCAGTTGCTACACTCCTTGCGCACCCCGAGGGCATCACGCGGACAAGCCCCCCACAATCACGCAAGATCGCATTTATCAATAAGGTCGAAGACGAAAAAGAAATGGCATTTGCACTAGAAATCGCAAATTCTCTAAAAAAGCATGCATTATTTAACCATGTTATAATAGGTTGCTTAGAGGGAAACCGCCCTTCAATCCGGCTTATACAAATAAATTAA
- a CDS encoding bifunctional folylpolyglutamate synthase/dihydrofolate synthase: MKISGYQAALDYLYSLVDFEVHADPNQAALFDLRRMKLLLENLGNPHLEAQTIHIAGTKGKGSTAAMISSVLSHAGFKTGLYTSPHLIKLTERISINGKDISQQEITDLVAELEPLIFRINSCAEYGKLTTFEVLTAMGFMHFARAGVDFQVLETGMGGRLDATNVCNPLVAVITLIGLDHTAVLGNTLALIAAEKAGIIKSGCTVISGTQPVEAADVIRRTCLDKGVKLVEAGSVIECRHKGYENGFQLFELTAPNGTYNIRLPLVGLYQVGNLCCAVAALEQLAEKGIILSKDTIEQGLQRVKWPGRFDIIAYKPLVIVDGAHNPEAIKALMGALNHYLDAHNARCGGKTLVFGVSSDKDLPGMAALLKGFFNRIIVTRAPHPRSMDPEKIALAFNAPGTEVIITDSIENALQVAMRCLALDDLVLITGSLFVAGEALSSLKTRSVF, from the coding sequence ATGAAAATATCTGGTTACCAAGCAGCGTTAGATTATCTGTATAGCCTGGTTGATTTTGAGGTCCATGCGGATCCTAACCAGGCTGCTTTATTTGATTTACGCCGAATGAAGCTATTGCTTGAAAATCTTGGCAACCCTCACCTTGAGGCGCAAACAATACATATTGCCGGAACCAAGGGAAAAGGCAGTACGGCTGCCATGATATCCAGCGTACTTTCACATGCCGGGTTTAAAACTGGTCTCTACACATCTCCTCACCTTATTAAATTGACCGAGCGAATATCTATAAATGGCAAGGACATCAGCCAACAGGAAATTACCGATTTGGTAGCTGAACTGGAACCTCTAATCTTTCGAATAAACTCCTGTGCGGAATATGGAAAACTGACGACTTTTGAAGTACTCACAGCTATGGGATTTATGCATTTTGCCCGTGCTGGGGTGGACTTTCAGGTGCTCGAGACAGGCATGGGAGGGCGCCTGGATGCCACTAACGTGTGTAATCCGCTAGTAGCTGTTATTACCTTGATTGGTCTTGATCATACGGCTGTACTTGGAAACACGCTGGCTTTGATTGCTGCTGAGAAAGCTGGAATTATAAAATCTGGTTGTACAGTTATTAGCGGTACCCAACCTGTCGAAGCAGCTGATGTGATCAGGAGGACGTGCCTTGATAAAGGGGTAAAGTTAGTCGAAGCTGGCAGCGTTATTGAATGCCGGCACAAAGGGTACGAAAATGGTTTCCAGCTATTTGAGTTAACCGCCCCAAATGGCACGTATAATATCAGGCTTCCCTTGGTTGGGTTATATCAGGTTGGCAACCTTTGCTGCGCTGTTGCAGCCTTGGAGCAATTAGCAGAAAAGGGAATTATTCTATCAAAAGACACGATCGAACAAGGCTTGCAAAGGGTTAAATGGCCTGGCAGGTTTGATATTATAGCTTACAAGCCTTTGGTGATTGTTGATGGTGCTCACAATCCCGAGGCAATCAAGGCGTTGATGGGAGCCCTTAATCATTACCTTGATGCTCACAATGCCAGATGTGGGGGAAAAACGTTGGTATTTGGAGTTTCTTCCGATAAAGACTTACCTGGCATGGCTGCTCTTCTAAAAGGTTTCTTTAACAGGATTATCGTTACTCGAGCACCTCATCCACGCTCTATGGATCCCGAAAAGATAGCCCTGGCTTTCAATGCCCCTGGAACGGAAGTCATAATTACTGATAGTATAGAAAACGCCTTGCAAGTCGCGATGCGCTGCCTCGCACTAGATGACCTGGTGCTTATCACAGGTTCTTTGTTTGTTGCCGGGGAAGCGCTTTCCAGCCTGAAAACCAGAAGTGTATTCTAA
- a CDS encoding precorrin-3B C(17)-methyltransferase translates to MAGKVYLVGIGTGNPIDLTPRAEKALVAVKVVIGNGLGLEYTRRLLPGKEVLGQKMSPLERSQAAVEYCQKGYSVAIISTGDPGIYAIASTFLNYLKDRGILIPVEIIPGVTTSSNAAASLGAPIGNDFAVMSLSDQAGHWPASIKRIVQAAALDFVLVLYNPVGKLGNERILEACKALEPLKDPQTPVGIVSSAGGDDESVQIISLKMLPLTKLSIDSLIIIGNSATFVYDTWMITPRAYQPGLGY, encoded by the coding sequence ATGGCAGGTAAGGTATATCTGGTTGGAATAGGGACTGGCAATCCCATCGATTTGACACCGCGGGCAGAGAAGGCGCTTGTTGCGGTGAAGGTTGTTATCGGGAATGGCTTGGGTTTGGAATACACCCGTCGGCTGCTGCCGGGGAAAGAAGTACTTGGCCAGAAGATGAGTCCTCTGGAGCGTTCTCAGGCGGCAGTTGAATACTGCCAGAAAGGGTACTCTGTGGCCATCATTTCTACTGGCGACCCGGGTATTTATGCTATTGCATCAACCTTTTTAAACTATCTTAAGGACAGAGGGATTTTAATTCCGGTGGAAATAATTCCCGGAGTAACCACTTCCAGCAATGCTGCCGCAAGTCTTGGCGCTCCAATTGGGAACGATTTTGCTGTAATGAGCCTCTCTGATCAGGCTGGCCACTGGCCAGCGTCTATAAAGCGGATTGTTCAAGCCGCTGCCCTCGATTTTGTATTGGTTCTGTATAATCCTGTGGGAAAGTTGGGTAATGAACGAATACTGGAAGCTTGCAAAGCCCTGGAACCTTTAAAAGATCCCCAGACTCCCGTGGGAATAGTGAGCAGTGCCGGTGGGGACGACGAATCGGTTCAAATTATCAGTTTAAAAATGCTTCCTCTGACTAAGTTATCTATAGATTCATTGATTATTATTGGAAACAGCGCTACTTTTGTTTATGATACCTGGATGATTACCCCAAGGGCATATCAGCCCGGCCTTGGTTATTAA
- a CDS encoding ATP-dependent Clp protease ATP-binding subunit produces the protein MVSRFDKFSEHARRVLTLAQEEAQRFNHSYIGTEHILLGLAREEEGIAAKVLTSMGVSLQRVRQAVEYIIGAGEKQSTGASGLTSRAKKVIELAIDEARQMGHSYIGTEHLLLGILREGEGVAARVLQNLDVNQERVRAEIARVLSTSSQKAKQGRPSRTPTLDQVSRDLTAAAREGKLDPVIGRDKEIERVVQILSRRTKNNPALIGEPGVGKTAIVEGLAHRIVSGDVPATLEEKRIVALDMASVVAGTKYRGEFEERLKKILDEIRTAGGCILFIDEFHTLVGAGAAEGAVDAANILKPPLARGELQCIGATTLDDYRKYVERDAALERRFQPVLVEEPSTDDALEILRGIKTRYEEHHQLEITDEALKAAVSMASRYIPDRYLPDKAIDIIDEAASRVRIRYGTRPSSIKKLKQIEERYRKDKEAALASQQYDDAAELRQQELQIGEQIRIEEEEWLSKMGQRTASVNEEDVAEVVSMWTSIPLVQLANDETQRLLNMEDALHERIIGQEEAITTISKAVRRARAGIKDPRRPIGNFLFLGPTGVGKTELAKALAEFMFGNEDSLIRIDMSEFMEKFAVSRLVGAPPGYVGFEEGGQLTEAVRRKSYACILLDEVEKAHPDVFNILLQIFDDGHLTDAKGRRVDFRNSIIIMTSNIGAELIRKGSQIGFSSRSDDNQAQQQSYESMKEKLLNEVKKAFKPEFFNRLDGVIVFHPLNQEQILQIVDLVIRNVTNQLSEKGIGIEITREAKDYLGRKGYDEIYGARPLKRVIQDLVEDPISEGLLRGTYKSGGTIKVSLEEDKIVITSSNNDNAANEENVTALSIDG, from the coding sequence TTGGTAAGCCGTTTTGACAAATTTAGTGAACATGCCCGCAGGGTTCTTACCCTGGCACAGGAAGAAGCCCAGCGATTCAACCATAGTTATATAGGTACCGAACATATTCTGCTCGGCCTCGCTCGAGAAGAAGAAGGTATCGCTGCTAAAGTACTTACCAGCATGGGAGTCAGCCTGCAACGAGTCCGCCAGGCGGTAGAATATATAATTGGCGCTGGAGAAAAGCAATCTACTGGTGCATCTGGTTTAACTTCCAGAGCAAAAAAAGTAATTGAACTAGCTATCGACGAAGCCAGGCAGATGGGGCACAGCTACATTGGCACCGAGCACCTGCTTCTCGGTATTCTGCGAGAAGGTGAAGGCGTAGCTGCCAGGGTACTTCAAAACCTGGATGTCAACCAGGAAAGAGTACGGGCAGAAATTGCCAGGGTGTTGTCCACCAGTAGCCAAAAAGCCAAACAGGGGCGCCCCAGTCGAACACCGACTCTCGACCAGGTAAGCCGGGATCTTACAGCAGCTGCTCGCGAAGGTAAGCTGGATCCAGTTATCGGGAGAGACAAGGAAATAGAAAGAGTTGTACAAATACTCAGCCGACGCACCAAGAACAATCCCGCCCTGATCGGTGAACCCGGTGTTGGGAAAACCGCCATCGTAGAAGGACTGGCGCACCGCATAGTTTCCGGGGATGTACCTGCTACTCTCGAAGAAAAAAGAATAGTCGCTCTTGATATGGCTTCTGTAGTTGCCGGAACCAAGTATCGTGGAGAGTTTGAAGAACGATTGAAGAAAATTCTGGATGAAATCAGAACTGCCGGTGGGTGTATTCTTTTTATAGACGAATTCCATACCCTGGTTGGGGCTGGCGCAGCTGAAGGCGCTGTCGATGCAGCCAATATCCTCAAACCACCGTTAGCAAGAGGTGAGCTTCAATGTATTGGTGCCACTACTCTCGATGACTACCGTAAATACGTTGAGCGTGACGCGGCTCTGGAAAGACGCTTTCAGCCTGTACTGGTAGAAGAACCTTCTACTGACGATGCGCTGGAGATTCTGAGAGGCATCAAAACCCGTTATGAAGAACACCACCAGCTTGAGATAACCGATGAAGCCTTGAAGGCGGCAGTTAGCATGGCTTCACGCTATATACCTGATCGCTACTTGCCAGATAAAGCTATCGACATTATAGACGAAGCTGCCTCCCGGGTTAGAATACGTTATGGCACGCGCCCCAGCTCTATTAAGAAGCTAAAACAGATTGAAGAACGTTACCGCAAAGATAAAGAAGCCGCGCTTGCCAGCCAACAGTACGATGATGCCGCTGAACTTAGACAGCAAGAACTCCAGATTGGGGAACAAATCCGCATCGAAGAAGAAGAATGGCTGTCTAAAATGGGGCAGAGGACTGCCAGTGTTAACGAAGAGGATGTTGCCGAGGTTGTAAGTATGTGGACATCGATTCCTCTTGTTCAGCTGGCAAACGATGAAACACAGCGGCTGCTAAATATGGAAGATGCCCTGCATGAGCGCATTATTGGGCAAGAAGAAGCAATTACCACGATATCAAAAGCCGTCAGACGGGCACGCGCGGGAATCAAAGATCCGCGGCGCCCGATAGGTAATTTCCTGTTTCTCGGCCCTACCGGTGTCGGGAAAACTGAACTTGCCAAAGCGCTGGCAGAATTCATGTTTGGTAATGAAGATTCTCTGATCCGGATCGACATGAGTGAATTCATGGAGAAGTTTGCCGTTTCGCGCCTGGTGGGTGCACCTCCCGGATATGTAGGTTTCGAAGAAGGCGGGCAGCTAACCGAGGCGGTGCGCCGGAAATCCTATGCCTGCATACTTTTAGACGAGGTTGAAAAAGCACATCCTGATGTATTCAATATATTGCTGCAGATTTTTGATGACGGCCATCTCACCGATGCCAAAGGCCGCCGAGTTGACTTCAGGAACAGCATTATAATAATGACCTCCAATATTGGAGCGGAACTAATACGCAAGGGCTCGCAAATAGGTTTTTCGTCACGCTCCGATGATAACCAGGCACAGCAACAAAGCTACGAATCTATGAAAGAAAAGTTGTTGAACGAAGTAAAGAAAGCGTTTAAGCCCGAGTTTTTCAACCGACTGGACGGAGTGATAGTGTTCCATCCTCTCAATCAGGAGCAAATTCTCCAGATTGTTGATCTGGTTATAAGAAACGTCACCAACCAGCTATCGGAAAAAGGGATCGGCATCGAAATCACCCGTGAAGCCAAAGACTACCTTGGAAGAAAGGGCTACGACGAAATATATGGCGCAAGGCCTCTGAAGCGCGTAATACAGGATCTGGTTGAAGATCCAATATCAGAAGGATTATTGAGAGGCACCTACAAATCTGGGGGTACCATTAAAGTAAGCCTGGAAGAAGATAAAATAGTTATCACCAGCTCGAACAATGACAATGCAGCTAACGAAGAAAATGTAACTGCCTTGTCTATTGATGGTTAA
- a CDS encoding SWIM zinc finger family protein, giving the protein MQSSLIGKVEKAKLYACEPERVTFSDFTVTIRGDNHNHTTSYSEGCWTCNCPFFESRNWCAHTMAMQKILGVMLPEDARNQELEIA; this is encoded by the coding sequence ATGCAATCAAGTCTGATCGGGAAAGTTGAAAAAGCCAAATTATACGCCTGTGAACCCGAACGTGTCACCTTTAGCGACTTCACAGTTACCATTCGTGGCGATAACCACAATCATACCACCAGTTATAGTGAGGGTTGCTGGACCTGCAATTGCCCGTTTTTTGAGAGCAGGAACTGGTGCGCCCATACCATGGCTATGCAAAAAATCTTGGGCGTCATGCTCCCGGAAGATGCCAGAAATCAAGAACTGGAAATAGCTTAG
- the pyrF gene encoding orotidine-5'-phosphate decarboxylase — translation MNFILKLQKACQDNDSFLCVGLDPDPRLMPSNIDPDEFILRVVEATSDLVCAYKINFAFFEAMGENSFQHLKFARNCIPARIPVIADAKRADIGNTSRGYAEAIFGIMGFDAITVNPYMGFDSILPFISYTDHGVFILCRTSNPGAQDFQDLNVINGTDTIPLYQMVSRKAQEWNQHGNIGLVVGATWPEEIKYIRKQNPDMPLLIPGIGTQGGSVELVSKYAIGTEGKIAIINSSRSIIHASCEADYSSKARVKAEELRNQINQYRRKTSS, via the coding sequence TTGAATTTTATACTAAAATTACAAAAGGCTTGCCAGGACAACGATAGTTTTTTATGTGTGGGGCTCGATCCGGATCCTCGCCTTATGCCGTCCAATATAGACCCAGACGAGTTTATTCTTCGCGTTGTTGAGGCTACCAGCGATTTAGTTTGTGCCTATAAGATCAACTTTGCCTTTTTTGAAGCAATGGGGGAAAACAGCTTTCAACACCTAAAATTTGCTAGAAACTGTATTCCCGCAAGGATACCCGTTATTGCTGATGCCAAGAGAGCAGATATCGGTAATACATCACGAGGATATGCTGAAGCGATATTTGGCATAATGGGGTTTGATGCTATTACAGTAAATCCCTACATGGGTTTTGATTCTATTTTGCCATTTATTTCCTATACAGACCATGGCGTATTCATACTCTGTCGTACTTCCAATCCCGGTGCGCAAGATTTCCAGGATCTTAATGTTATAAACGGCACGGATACGATTCCTCTATATCAGATGGTATCCAGAAAAGCTCAAGAATGGAATCAGCATGGCAATATAGGACTTGTTGTGGGCGCTACGTGGCCAGAAGAAATAAAATATATTCGGAAACAAAATCCCGATATGCCGCTTTTAATTCCAGGAATAGGAACCCAGGGTGGCAGTGTCGAACTTGTATCTAAATACGCCATAGGAACAGAGGGAAAAATAGCAATTATAAATTCTTCCCGTTCGATTATACATGCCTCGTGTGAGGCAGATTATAGTAGTAAGGCACGAGTAAAAGCTGAAGAACTGCGCAATCAGATTAACCAGTATCGGCGCAAAACAAGTAGCTGA
- a CDS encoding XdhC/CoxI family protein, producing the protein MEVDIYEEVAKLKAQGKEAAMVTLIGASGSTPRGEGAKMMVMEDGSIKGTIGGGSVEREVIQAAIEVIHKGKPQRYKYELKKADEGVGMICGGDVEVFIEPVLQSPSLFIFGAGHIAHALSQMASITGYKITVIDDRPGFATPERFPEAEKTITAEFRTAFNELNINKWSFVVIVTYGHQADEAVLEEVLKTPARYIGMIGSKSKNQAVYANLRSRGVTDDQLSRVYAPIGTRINAHTPEEIAVSILGQIIQVRRSS; encoded by the coding sequence ATGGAAGTCGATATTTACGAAGAAGTAGCTAAACTCAAAGCTCAAGGCAAGGAAGCTGCCATGGTAACCCTGATTGGTGCCAGCGGCTCTACACCTCGTGGGGAAGGCGCCAAAATGATGGTGATGGAAGATGGCTCCATCAAGGGAACCATTGGTGGAGGTAGCGTAGAAAGAGAAGTCATACAGGCCGCCATTGAAGTTATTCACAAAGGAAAGCCGCAACGCTACAAGTATGAACTTAAAAAAGCTGATGAAGGAGTAGGGATGATTTGCGGAGGGGACGTCGAAGTGTTTATCGAACCCGTACTGCAATCCCCTTCCCTGTTTATTTTTGGGGCGGGTCATATTGCTCACGCTCTCTCCCAGATGGCCTCCATCACCGGTTACAAGATTACCGTAATCGATGATCGACCAGGTTTCGCTACCCCGGAGCGTTTCCCTGAGGCCGAAAAAACTATTACCGCTGAATTCAGAACAGCATTTAATGAACTTAATATTAACAAATGGAGTTTTGTTGTAATTGTCACCTACGGTCATCAAGCAGATGAAGCTGTACTAGAGGAAGTACTTAAAACGCCGGCTCGTTACATTGGGATGATTGGCTCCAAGAGTAAAAACCAGGCAGTATACGCCAACCTGAGGTCCAGAGGCGTTACCGATGACCAACTCTCCAGGGTTTATGCTCCCATCGGCACTCGTATCAATGCCCATACCCCTGAGGAAATAGCAGTAAGTATACTCGGACAAATTATTCAGGTAAGGCGTTCTTCCTGA
- a CDS encoding DUF2807 domain-containing protein has translation MHKKTIIVLIILLFLTAIITCGCYGAIRGSGKIVNRTFDYSNFTRVEVSSAFEVDIVRGSTYSVNVTADDNLFEYVRVNEFDGVLKIDMLPGYSYFPSALIARVVMPDIYSLNAYAACEVAVSAFDLPHDFHATASGASTIEFAGLNAVDFTLEASTASRITGVITGADMDLGASGASRITLSGQARNITLNVSGASNVDLSGVMAEDATVGLSGASSAVLNITGTLDAGLTGASHLQYLGDPELGNINLSDFSSVDRG, from the coding sequence GTGCACAAAAAAACAATAATTGTTTTGATCATATTGTTATTTCTTACCGCAATAATTACATGTGGTTGCTATGGTGCTATAAGAGGCTCTGGGAAAATTGTTAACCGAACCTTTGATTATTCAAATTTCACACGTGTCGAAGTCAGTTCTGCATTTGAAGTGGATATTGTACGTGGAAGCACTTACAGTGTTAATGTTACCGCGGATGACAATCTATTTGAGTATGTCAGGGTTAACGAATTTGACGGGGTATTAAAAATAGATATGCTGCCGGGGTACAGTTATTTCCCAAGCGCTCTTATCGCCAGAGTGGTAATGCCCGATATATATTCACTCAATGCTTATGCTGCGTGTGAGGTTGCAGTCTCCGCTTTTGATTTGCCTCATGACTTTCATGCCACTGCCAGCGGGGCTAGTACTATTGAGTTTGCCGGTTTGAATGCTGTAGATTTTACTCTTGAAGCCAGTACTGCCAGTCGTATTACCGGTGTTATCACAGGAGCAGATATGGATTTGGGAGCATCCGGAGCCAGCCGAATTACACTCAGCGGTCAGGCAAGAAACATCACACTGAACGTGAGTGGCGCATCGAATGTAGATCTCTCCGGGGTAATGGCCGAAGACGCTACAGTTGGGCTAAGCGGAGCTTCTTCAGCGGTATTGAACATTACCGGGACTTTAGATGCAGGCTTGACCGGAGCGAGTCATTTACAATACCTTGGAGATCCTGAGCTTGGCAATATAAACCTGTCTGATTTTTCCTCTGTTGACAGGGGGTGA